From the Papaver somniferum cultivar HN1 chromosome 2, ASM357369v1, whole genome shotgun sequence genome, the window GTAGGATGTGAAGGGACGTTGATTAGGATTTTTAAACTGAACTTCCCTGAGATGAAATGGGTAAAACTTGAAAGTTTGGGAGAGCATATGTTATTCATTAGCAACACTTCATGTCTATCGACAGTGGCTCCAAATAGTTACATgaagaaaaaaatctattttcctagATTACATCTGAACGACGGAGGGATCATGTTTTATTCACTAGAAACAGGTAGTTATCACTCTGTTGGGAACCAGCATGCTGCTAAAGATTTAAATGACACAGAAGGATGGTTTACAAATTGCACTTGGATTGAACCTAACAGGTCGAAGTCCACTACTGAAGAACTCGACTAGCTCAAGATACCTTGTTTAGAAAACTATTCAAGTGCAGTTAAGGTGCCCAAGTCCACAGCATACTCTGAGCTAAACCATCCAAGTGCACTGTTAAAGAGATGCAAATTAGCTCATAATATGCTgtggattatttattttttagtacTTTTTTACCTTTTTCCGTGTTGCTTATAACTGAATTTACTTTTCTATGAAATGTAAATACACCGTTTAGCTAGCACATATGTGAAGGATATATAGCATTAATGATTATGATATCCCAAACAGTATTATCTATGCTAACCTGTACTCCATCCACACTGAGCCGATAACCTTTTACACACACTTGTATTTCAATCTAGCGCATACATCAACTGTCGGCCCCTAAACTACCATTGGGTATGTGAAGGTAAAAGCCGTGAATGCTATATGTTATACCCCAATTTCAATAGCCGGAGACTTGATGCACTGATGACTGACCTCGAATATAAGAGTCATGCAACCACCTGGTTAACAAATTTAATATCTCATCATCTATTTACTATCACCAAGTGAGAGACAAACTCAACTATAATTCATCTATTTGTTATCGCCGTCATATCCTTAACCATATGGAAGAAGAGATCAATTCTCCCCGTTCTTGTCACCTTGACGATTGGGATAGGGTCGATTCATCTCTAGTTGTATTCGAACTCACCGCTGATTCCCTTGAACGACTGGTGGGTCCTGATGGAGCTCAAAAGAGAGAATTGTATCGCTAAACAGGAGTGAGAATTGTATGTATCGTTGAGGATAGGGTTGCCATAGCTGTGAAAAAGGTTGCTATCATTTCTAGTGAGGTTGAGTTAGAGATTTCTGATGGTATTATAAAGGCAATCAAAGATTTTGGTGCTCTGGTGGTTTTTATGGTGGTACACGTCGGGACTGTTGCCAATTACTGAGACGTCTCTAAAGTCTTTGATGTTGTATCAGTAGGACAGCAGCTTCGTCTCAAGTGCATTGATCAGGACGATCCTACTTTTCCAATACTATCAATCAGGGCAATGGAACCATAAATATTACATATATGAAATGTAAACTCGTCGACCGCCGGGTAATATGATGTTGGCCTTAGCATATTTCTTTGGATGGTCGTGGCTTTGTCATGTCTATGTTTCCCAAAATGGTTAACCACCCTTGGAGACTAATTAAGCTGACGTCGTTCTTGCGGGTGCGCTCCAAGCAATAGATACATACCCTTTGTTTCATTCACTTCTGTAAATTTGATGACCAAGAAACCTCAGAAATTGCGCCAAATAAAAACTCATTTAAGGCCTATATTTGGAAACCCATTTCTGAATCAACTTCCAAAATCCATCTCTGAATCCAACTACtaacaaaccctaacttttttcaTTATATAGTGATGCATACTGTTCTCTCTTTTTGTCTTTCTCAGTAAGGGTTTTGTCTGTGATCAATTTTCAAGTTTTAGTTCAGTTTTGATTAAGAGTCGTTGAAGATGAAGAGACCCAGAGAAGAAGATTGTTTTGCTTACATAAAAGCTTTCAGAAAACACCAAAATACAATGAATTCCTTGTAGTTATGAAAGAATACAAGTCGTCGCCAACTTACGACACCACCAATTTGGATTTTGTTGCAGCAACGATCAAACAGGTATTCCATGGTCATTCAAACCTAATTCCACAACATGATGTTCTTTCCTGAACATGTATTACCGAAATCTGCAAAAAGGGTTGAAGCAGAAGACTCCAAGAAGAAGGCGTTGTTACACCAAGGAGATTATCATGAAGACTACAAATCCTTTGAGAAAATCAGGAAGGAGAAGTTTAGAATCCTGATGAGTGCAAGAAATATTTGAAGTGTCTATCTTTACAGTATACAAAGACTTTCAAGAGATGAATTGCGAGAAATTGTTAGAGATTTGATGCAAAATGGTGGTACCGCCTTTCCGAGTATAGCGAATAATGATAAAGTGCAGCAAGACCCCCAGAAGGATGAAAGGGAGATAGGTTTTGAGGCTTCAGCATTAAAAAGGAGGAAATTTGAGAAGGAACCCATGATTGATCGTCTCATGAATTGCGAAAAAGATAACCCAAGTTATCAGCTTTCAACAGAGAGAAGTTTAGCTAACGGATGGACGGAACTTGGAGTTGCAGTATTGAATGATTCGTGGGTATCATAGATAGTACTCCGGCAGGTGATACATACCATTTCCAGAAAAATGTTTATAAAAATAACCTGTTTAGATTCGAAGATGACGGATGCCAACGCGACAGGCAAATTGAGTTGGTAAAAGGTACCATTGAGCGTGTCGAGAAATTCTTACAGAAGATTGTGGAAAATATAATCAACCCGGAAAGCATATGTCTCGAGGATCACTTCAAAGTGCTACAATTAGGGTGCATCAAACGATTGTATGGTGAATCTCGGTGTGATGTGGTGGATGCATTACAGAAAGATGCAAAAGCTGTATTGCCTGGTATATTAACTCAATTGCAGAAAAAACTAAAGAAGGTGACAAGTCGTCTGTCAGTAACttacaaaaagaaaatgaaagcaATTTATTCGAAAAACTTCAGAAAATCTCTGGATTATGGCAACTCCTCCAGAGGCGAGCAGCAGGAAACAACGAGTTCGAGTTCTAAAGACGAGGGTGCATCTACTTCTGTTTGTCCAAATCTTTTAGCTGAGCTAACGTAGGCTTGTTAATCTGTTCTAACCCCTGTTTATATTGAGATAATGAAGCAGAACTTTTCTGGTGAAATTCAGATTTTATTAGCTGATTTCCTTAAGATTAATAGCTAACAAATTCAGTCTTTTTAAGTTTCTGATCAGCATAGCACCTTTCTGGCTCGGCAGTTTACACTAACTTGTTTGTACGGACCGGCATAAGTACCCTATCTGACGTATAAGCAGTACTagaatattaataatactccTGATAGAACATAGATTCCACACTACTAAAGTACTCACAATACTATTCATTTAACAAGAGTGCACTGCAAACCGGATTCAACATCTTCAAAAAGGATACTATTTCTACTTTTACCGGAAAATCTATGTTTTCTTCCACATGTTTTGTAGGTAGGACAAAATTGCGATCGAGTACAACACAAAGTTTAACTTAATCTACTGCAATCACTCCTAATCCGAAGTACATTTGTcagtgaaaacttcaaaaatgcaGAAGCAGAGACTTGAGAAAAGCAGTTTAAACACGCAATTTTACTGGATAACAACTCAAAAGCCAGCTTAAAGCTAACAAAAAAGCGAGAAGCCAGCAAAAACCAAACATTAcatgaaaaagcaaaaaaaaaataaagcaaaGCATTGCGAACAGTCAAGAGAGAAGTTTACTTTCATGTAACAGTGGTATCAGTCAGCAACTTACAAGCATTCAGCACAGGTTTTGAATCAGATATAACAATGAAGCGACTGCAACTCAAAAAGACAGCCCATTCAATTGCAATCACTGCAGCCATCACCTTTGCAATGCCACCAGTGATAGTCCCTAAAACCTGACAAAGATGATCCTTGCAATGACACCAAAACCAGCACTACCAGAGTTACCAAGagcagcaccatcacaacaaaacaGCACCTAACCCCTCATAGGAGCAATCCAGTGACATTCCTTAATAGTAGAATTGCGACCACAGAACTGACAATAtaacaaataacaaaaaaaaaaagtgaatgcaTTTTAACAAATAGAACGATGTAGTGCTTAAGACGGGATACAGAAGTAACAGAATACAATCTTCATACCTGTCATTACATGCTAGATACCAAAAAGTTATAAGTtctaaaagaagaacaaaaaaacagGAAATATTAAACCCCCCATTATGTTATAAAGACTAAACACACCTTCTTATGCTTCTTTTACTTAAATTTCAGTTGATTCCTCTGATTACCCTCTCCCCACGTAAGTACCAGAATTGAGTGAAATTAAGCTTTCTAATTACTTCTCCACTGGTCTTGCGTCCTCTGAACTAGCCCAATTTCTTTGGCCTAAACTAGCAAACTTTCTTTTAATAGCAGTTTCATGTTTTCGATCATATAGTATCAGCTTACGAGAATCCATTAAGAGAATCCGACCATTCTTAAAACTCCACATAATCTTCAAAAAACAGCGTTTAGTTACTATCTCATTGGTGATAACATAAAGTTTTGTCCAAGACTCTCGAACTCCATAATCTTGCATAACCCATGTTTCAACACCAACCTCATCATACATAACAAGTAAACAAAGGCAGCCTTCCAGAACTCCAGCAGTAGTACAGGCCCGACAATATTTATTCACCTTAACTTCTCTCGGTAGTTGCATTTCTTCGAATTTCTCAGTACTGATATCCAAAGAAACTATGATCCCCTGGTTTTCTCTACCAACCAATGAAGATTTCCGTTAACAAGCACCCCCCCACCAATCtcagaagtaagatcagaacaccaACCGCCAATCTCATAAGTAAGACAAGAATAAGGAACCCCTGGAATGTTGTTCCATGTATTTAAACCTAATGTATAGACACTTCCACCTTCTGGTGCAAGAAGGAACACCTTATAATCATCAATTTGGCTATCATAACCAAAAGCACGTATTCTAATATAATTGCGATGAAGTCCATTTGGTAATTGCGGAGCAGCTATCTTCTTGAATTCTTTGGTTGCTGGATTCCAAATACAGAAAACTTCCTTCCTCTTACCCAACCATggattttgataaaaatcaaggcaAACAAGGCCATTACAAGACCCAACAAAGCTAATTGCATAGTTAAACCTTAAATTTTTGAAAGGGTAATCTTCGAATTTAATAACTTCATCATCTTGGATTTCACTTAGTGATGACGAAGCTATTGAATCATAACCTATAGAGAAGATTACCTCTGTATCAAGCAACAAGAGACTACCACCACTACATCTAGATTTAGCAGTAAAATCCAAGTGTTTCTTGACAAAATTAGgattagaaattagggaaagCCAAGATTTACAAACAGACTTACATTTTAGTATGGATTTCACTGGCAATCGTATAAGGATTTCAACGTGAATCTCTTCTGGAatccttctgctgctgctgctgctaaacATTTGCTTCTTCATCTCTTCGTTGAAGAATAACGTTAGGGTTTCGGTTCTGCTGATTTTTGGAAACGAAATGAGCAAAAATGGAAACGAAACGAAATCCACTTCTGGTGTGGAGTCTGCGGCTTTAATCCCATGACTAGACCTAACCAAGCCACTGGTGGTCATTAGCAAGGGCGGCACCACAACCACGCCAACTAGCAAGGGCAAAAGTTAACGAGCAGGGTCATGCGACCCAGCAACGGCAAATGTTAATCAATGTCTAGACCACCACGGTGGACTATTGATTCCTGCCCTTCTTACCAcgtttgttgttgctgttggtTTCGGCATACTCCGTGCACTAAcaattttaatcattttttttacaCGATGCCACACACCCAATTTACGACTTTCAATTTTCTGGGATTATTCCTACACGCATGGTTAAAAAACAATGTTCGACATACCAGGTAGCATATCAAATCAGTTGAGCCATTATGGGGAAACAACTGTGCGATAGAATTCCAAACGAGcgattttagcaaaaacgccaatGATGAAGACTATATCGATGGAAATACTCATTACATCGCTGGTATCATCTTCATAcctcacaagcatatgacgacacggaagtcTCAATGAAGACATATCGAATACACACGTCACCCGGTTTGCCGTAGTTTATCTCCCATATCATTTGtttcatcatatgttttattgcctaATGAGGCACATTGAACTCTATTCCACAGAGCAACTTACCATATTTAAGATATTGAGTCATCATTCCATTGAGATTTTCTCACAATGCtccttgatcctatcgatatcactcTTGAAGTTGCTCCATATTTCCACGATAACCGTAACCACGTctccaatactatctctatcagttagaacAGTATTCAAGGAGTTCTTAATCCAGCTAATGGCATTTCTTTTCCTCCTAAAGAGAGTTACTCTATGGAAATAGGGTGAATTATTGTCACCTTCCATGAGTCAAACCTCCCTAGATTTATCTTTCCAATATAACTCTTCTAAGTTATAAAGGTACTCAAGTCTAGTTTTGAGTCTAGAAGTATTAGTGCTATCAGTAGGGTTGGAGAGTTGGAGCTCAGCTAAATCTTTCATAATGATAGatatattagtttgaatattaccaaaggaGGAATTATTCCAATCTTTTAGACCTTTCTTAGTACTTAACAGTTTAGCTTTAAGCTTGTAAGCAGGGGAACCTACCACATTGACAGACCAAGAGTTAACAATAATGTCTCTGCAAGTAGGATACTCAATCCACATATCCATAAAATGAAAAGGTTTGGGCATACAAATATCTCATAATTAAAACCTATATGCATTGGACAATGATCATAGGAGTCTCTGGGGAGATTGTTAACACAAAGTTTAAGACAAAGATCTTCAGCAGTTTGGTATATAAGACATCTATCTAATCTTTAAAGAATTaaatcaggaccttgttgcatattggaccaagtAAACCTAGGTCCAGAAAAACCACGATCATGCAAGTTAAACACATAGCAGAAGTTTCTAAGGTtttcaaaatcaggatcatcaACTTCTAGGCCACCATTTTTATCTTCGGTCCCTAAGAGAGCATTAAAGTCTCCTATAAAGAAAACAGGTTCATCTAAGGGAGCATTAGATTGCTGGAATTGTTGTTCCCAGAAGGCTTGTCTCAAACTACTATTAGGTTCACCATACATAAaataaatatgacaagtcttagaGTGAATGATGTCAGTAGATGTAACATAGATACCCCTCATACTGGATGAAACAATGTTGAAATGAATTTCCTTATTCCAAGCAAGGGCAAGGCCACCACTTCTACCAACACTAGAGATATTAAAGGTACAAGGGAATCCCAT encodes:
- the LOC113352763 gene encoding uncharacterized protein LOC113352763 — translated: MAARKLKNMGFPCTFNISSVGRSGGLALAWNKEIHFNIVSSSMRGIYVTSTDIIHSKTCHIYFMYGEPNSSLRQAFWEQQFQQSNAPLDEPVFFIGDFNALLGTEDKNGGLEVDDPDFENLRNFCYVFNLHDRGFSGPRFTWSNMQQGSPAYKLKAKLLSTKKGLKDWNNSSFGNIQTNISIIMKDLAELQLSNPTDSTNTSRLKTRLEYLYNLEELYWKDKSREV